Proteins encoded by one window of Sphingosinicella sp. BN140058:
- a CDS encoding DUF4166 domain-containing protein, which translates to MIARGVAAKVGIAAAAAPTSPPLGDLRFRRLVGEADWVTLPEAVRARFAHRAAGGHVILYAGEIVEAQRSRCGWWLTQAARLVGAPLPLGCEIGVPAAVSVTEDPATGGQCWTRIYGRRRGFPQAIHSAKRFAGPTGLEEYLGLGFGIALVLRVEAGALHFDSDHYFLRIGSVRLRLPHWLAPGRMRVSHVDLGDGQFAFILALHHPWLGALVHQVGIFHERPERGDAP; encoded by the coding sequence ATGATCGCGCGGGGCGTAGCGGCGAAGGTGGGGATCGCGGCGGCCGCTGCGCCGACGTCGCCCCCCCTCGGCGACCTGCGCTTCCGCCGCCTGGTCGGCGAGGCCGATTGGGTCACGTTGCCCGAGGCGGTGCGCGCCCGCTTCGCCCATCGCGCCGCCGGCGGCCACGTCATCCTCTACGCCGGGGAGATCGTCGAGGCGCAGCGGAGCCGGTGCGGCTGGTGGCTGACGCAGGCCGCACGGCTGGTCGGGGCGCCGCTGCCGCTCGGCTGCGAGATCGGCGTTCCGGCGGCGGTCAGCGTCACCGAGGATCCGGCCACCGGTGGCCAATGCTGGACCCGCATCTATGGCCGACGCCGCGGCTTTCCGCAGGCCATCCACAGCGCCAAGCGCTTCGCCGGACCGACGGGGCTCGAGGAATATCTCGGCCTCGGCTTCGGCATCGCCCTGGTGCTGCGGGTCGAGGCCGGGGCGCTCCATTTCGACAGCGACCATTATTTCCTCAGGATCGGCAGCGTTCGCCTGCGCCTGCCGCACTGGCTCGCGCCGGGGCGGATGCGGGTCAGTCATGTCGACCTCGGCGACGGGCAGTTCGCCTTCATCCTCGCCCTTCATCACCCCTGGTTGGGCGCGCTCGTCCACCAGGTCGGTATCTTTCACGAGCGACCCGAAAGGGGAGACGCGCCATGA
- a CDS encoding aldo/keto reductase: MITRRTLGSSGLEVSALGLGCMGMSEFYGAGDDARSIATIHHAIERGVDFLDTADMYGVGRNEELVGRAIADRRDKVVLATKFGNVRGADGSFGGICGTPDYVRSACEASLKRLKVDVIDLYYQHRVDPNVPIEETVGAMAELVAQGKVRFLGLSEAAPETICRAHAVHPIAALQTEYSLWSRDAEAELLPTVRELGIGYVAYSPLGRGFLTGQFKSPADFAEDDWRRHHPRFEGANFDSNLALVREIEAIAADKGCTPAQLALAWVLAQGDDIVPIPGTRRPERLDENVGALDVVLSAEDLARIDAVLPPGAAAGERYHAQGMKTING, translated from the coding sequence ATGATCACGAGACGAACCCTCGGCAGCAGCGGTCTCGAAGTCTCGGCGCTCGGCCTCGGCTGCATGGGCATGTCCGAATTCTACGGCGCCGGCGACGATGCCCGGTCGATCGCGACCATACACCATGCGATCGAGCGCGGCGTCGACTTCCTCGACACCGCCGACATGTACGGCGTCGGCCGCAATGAAGAGCTGGTCGGGCGTGCCATCGCCGATCGCCGCGACAAGGTCGTGCTCGCCACCAAGTTCGGCAACGTCCGCGGCGCGGACGGCAGCTTCGGCGGCATCTGCGGCACGCCCGATTATGTCCGCTCGGCCTGCGAGGCGAGCCTCAAGCGGCTGAAGGTGGACGTGATCGATCTCTATTATCAGCACCGGGTCGATCCCAACGTTCCGATCGAGGAAACTGTCGGCGCGATGGCCGAGCTGGTGGCACAGGGCAAGGTGCGCTTCCTCGGGCTCAGCGAGGCGGCGCCGGAGACGATCTGCCGCGCCCATGCGGTCCATCCGATCGCGGCGCTGCAGACCGAATATTCGCTGTGGAGCCGCGATGCCGAAGCGGAATTGCTGCCGACGGTGCGCGAGCTCGGCATCGGCTATGTCGCCTACAGTCCGCTTGGCCGCGGCTTCCTCACCGGCCAGTTCAAAAGCCCGGCCGATTTCGCCGAGGACGACTGGCGGCGCCACCATCCGCGCTTCGAAGGCGCCAATTTCGACAGCAATCTCGCGCTCGTCCGCGAGATCGAGGCGATCGCCGCCGACAAGGGCTGCACGCCCGCCCAGCTCGCGCTCGCCTGGGTGCTGGCGCAGGGCGACGACATCGTGCCGATCCCGGGCACGCGCCGGCCCGAGCGGCTCGACGAGAATGTCGGCGCCCTGGACGTCGTCCTCTCGGCCGAGGATCTGGCGCGGATCGATGCGGTGCTGCCACCCGGCGCCGCCGCGGGCGAGCGTTATCATGCGCAGGGGATGAAGACGATCAACGGGTGA
- a CDS encoding TIGR01777 family oxidoreductase yields MTELLWTLVAIQMVMGATDTFLHHEGIERLAWRPSQRRELQLHGIRNLAYGIAFGALGWTVPHGAWAVGLIALLIAETGITLWDFVEEDRTRKLPPSERVLHALLTLNYGAILAFLLPVLIGWAQRDTAIAPVSYGLWSWLCALATVGTFVTGVRDLAAAARTRRLRDGDAARLAIGLAPGRAILVTGGTGFIGRRLVEALVGAGHDVTVLTRSRGSDAALPAPIRIVTDLDQIAADARIDAIVNLAGEPIGNGLWTAAKRARILDSRRAVTAAVGRLIDRLAVTPEVMVSGSAIGWYGLRGAEPLDEGAAGSDCFCRTVCAAWEQAGRNAAAGRARLVILRTGLVLGREGGVLSRMLAPFEFGLGGRFGDGRQVMSWIHRDDLVRLIVRAIADPRFKGVINGTAPGPVDNRAFVRALGRALRRPAILPVPAAPLRLALGGFADELLLGGQHVVPARALALGFRFDYPRIDDALAEIVGKPLAAPRLHIRRRPEAGLLR; encoded by the coding sequence ATGACCGAGTTGCTCTGGACCCTCGTCGCCATCCAGATGGTGATGGGCGCGACCGACACCTTCCTTCACCATGAAGGAATCGAGCGGCTCGCCTGGCGTCCCTCCCAGCGCCGCGAGCTGCAGCTGCACGGGATCCGGAACCTGGCCTACGGCATCGCCTTCGGCGCGCTCGGCTGGACCGTGCCGCACGGCGCCTGGGCGGTCGGCCTGATCGCGCTGCTGATCGCCGAGACCGGGATCACCTTATGGGATTTCGTCGAGGAGGACCGCACCCGCAAGCTGCCGCCAAGCGAGCGTGTGCTCCACGCGCTGCTGACGCTCAATTACGGCGCGATCCTCGCCTTCCTCCTTCCCGTGCTCATCGGCTGGGCGCAGCGCGACACGGCGATCGCGCCGGTCTCCTACGGACTGTGGAGCTGGCTCTGCGCGCTGGCGACGGTCGGCACCTTCGTCACGGGCGTGCGCGATCTTGCCGCCGCAGCCCGCACCCGGCGGCTGCGCGACGGCGATGCTGCCCGCCTCGCCATCGGCCTCGCGCCGGGACGCGCGATCCTGGTCACCGGCGGCACCGGCTTCATCGGCCGGCGGCTGGTCGAAGCCTTGGTCGGCGCCGGTCACGACGTGACCGTGCTGACTCGCAGCCGGGGGAGCGATGCCGCGCTCCCGGCACCGATCCGGATCGTCACAGATCTCGATCAGATCGCCGCCGACGCGCGCATCGACGCGATCGTCAATCTGGCCGGCGAGCCGATCGGCAACGGCCTGTGGACCGCCGCCAAGCGTGCGCGCATCCTCGACTCACGCCGCGCGGTCACCGCCGCGGTCGGGCGCCTGATCGATCGGCTTGCGGTCACGCCGGAGGTGATGGTCAGTGGTTCCGCAATCGGCTGGTACGGCCTGCGCGGCGCCGAGCCGCTCGACGAGGGTGCCGCCGGTAGCGATTGCTTCTGCCGCACTGTCTGCGCCGCGTGGGAGCAGGCCGGCCGGAACGCCGCCGCGGGCCGGGCACGGCTCGTGATCCTGCGCACCGGTCTGGTGCTGGGGCGCGAGGGCGGCGTGCTCAGCCGGATGCTGGCGCCGTTCGAATTCGGGCTCGGCGGCCGCTTCGGCGACGGCCGCCAGGTGATGAGCTGGATCCACCGCGACGATCTCGTCCGTCTGATCGTCCGCGCGATCGCCGATCCCCGTTTCAAAGGCGTGATCAACGGCACCGCGCCCGGTCCGGTCGACAATCGCGCGTTCGTGCGGGCACTCGGCCGGGCGCTGCGCCGGCCGGCAATCCTGCCGGTGCCGGCGGCGCCGCTCCGTCTCGCGCTCGGCGGCTTCGCCGACGAGCTGCTCCTCGGCGGCCAGCATGTCGTGCCGGCGCGTGCGCTCGCGCTCGGCTTCCGGTTCGATTATCCCCGGATCGACGATGCGTTGGCGGAGATCGTCGGTAAGCCGCTCGCCGCGCCGCGCCTGCACATCCGGCGGCGCCCTGAGGCGGGGCTGCTGCGGTGA
- a CDS encoding GbsR/MarR family transcriptional regulator — translation MTEISATTRTMPPAVERFVLQWGDMGGQWGVNRSVAQIHALLYLAERPLTAEDIAETLGIARSNVSNSLRELQGWKLIRRVPVLGDRRDHFEAETDLWEMATRIAQGRKEREIDPAAAALRACRTDADKDPRVSDIARKRLAAMDEFVTSLTRWHDQMLGVPAPKLMALVRMGAKVASLVGFGRGKPAAEKDSG, via the coding sequence ATGACAGAAATCTCCGCCACGACTCGTACGATGCCGCCAGCGGTGGAACGCTTCGTGCTCCAATGGGGGGACATGGGCGGGCAATGGGGGGTCAATCGCTCGGTCGCCCAGATCCATGCCCTGCTCTATCTGGCGGAGCGGCCGCTGACCGCGGAGGACATTGCCGAGACGCTCGGCATCGCGCGGTCCAACGTTTCGAACAGCCTTCGCGAGTTGCAGGGCTGGAAGCTGATCCGGCGGGTGCCGGTGCTCGGCGACCGGCGCGACCATTTCGAAGCGGAAACCGATCTGTGGGAGATGGCGACCCGGATCGCGCAGGGGCGCAAGGAGCGCGAGATCGATCCCGCGGCGGCGGCGCTGCGCGCCTGCCGCACCGACGCCGACAAGGATCCGCGGGTCAGCGACATCGCGCGCAAGCGGCTGGCGGCGATGGACGAATTCGTGACCTCGCTCACCCGCTGGCACGACCAGATGTTGGGCGTGCCCGCACCGAAGCTGATGGCGCTGGTGCGGATGGGCGCCAAGGTTGCCAGCCTGGTCGGCTTCGGCCGCGGCAAGCCGGCGGCCGAGAAGGATAGCGGCTGA
- the rpsI gene encoding 30S ribosomal protein S9, translated as MSDNRQSLADLAQLTGAAQAPAPAAADAPTEATAEAEAPVSNEHGVATQGPQIQAVLREQQLDKQGRAYATGRRKDAVARVWLKPGTGKIIVNGRDQTVYFARPTLRLIINQVFDITERRDQYDVVATVKGGGLSGQAGAVRHGISTALTRYEPTLRTTVKRAGFLTRDPRVVERKKYGRAKARRSFQFSKR; from the coding sequence ATGTCCGACAATCGTCAATCCCTCGCCGATCTCGCCCAGCTGACGGGCGCCGCCCAGGCTCCGGCTCCGGCCGCTGCCGACGCTCCGACCGAAGCGACCGCGGAAGCCGAAGCGCCGGTCTCCAACGAGCATGGCGTCGCCACCCAGGGCCCGCAGATCCAGGCAGTGCTTCGCGAGCAGCAGCTCGACAAGCAGGGCCGCGCTTACGCGACCGGCCGCCGCAAGGACGCCGTCGCCCGCGTCTGGCTGAAGCCCGGCACCGGCAAGATCATCGTCAACGGCCGCGATCAGACCGTCTATTTCGCGCGTCCGACGCTGCGCCTGATCATCAACCAGGTGTTCGACATCACCGAGCGCCGCGATCAGTATGACGTCGTCGCTACCGTCAAGGGCGGCGGTCTCTCCGGCCAGGCCGGTGCGGTCCGTCACGGCATCTCGACCGCGCTCACCCGCTACGAGCCGACCCTGCGCACCACGGTGAAGCGCGCCGGCTTCCTCACCCGCGATCCGCGCGTCGTCGAGCGCAAGAAGTACGGCCGCGCCAAGGCACGCCGCAGCTTCCAGTTCTCGAAGCGCTAA
- the rplM gene encoding 50S ribosomal protein L13, which translates to MKALMKTTKAAKASEVEKKWHLIDADGLVVGRVATIIANLLRGKHKPLFTPHADIGDHVVVINADKVRFTGKKLGDKVYYRHTGYAGGIKSVTAAKVLEGRFPERVLEKAVERMIPRGPLGREQMRHLHLYAGTEHPHAGQNPETLDVAGMNRKNKVGA; encoded by the coding sequence ATGAAGGCGCTGATGAAGACCACCAAGGCCGCCAAGGCCTCCGAGGTCGAGAAGAAATGGCATCTCATCGATGCCGATGGTCTGGTCGTCGGGCGCGTCGCCACGATCATCGCCAATCTGCTGCGCGGCAAGCACAAGCCGCTGTTCACCCCGCATGCCGACATCGGCGACCATGTCGTGGTGATCAATGCGGACAAGGTCCGGTTCACCGGCAAGAAGCTCGGCGACAAGGTCTATTACCGCCACACCGGCTATGCCGGCGGCATCAAGTCGGTCACTGCGGCCAAGGTCCTCGAAGGCCGCTTCCCCGAGCGCGTGCTCGAGAAGGCCGTCGAGCGCATGATCCCGCGCGGCCCGCTCGGCCGTGAGCAGATGCGCCACCTTCACCTCTATGCCGGCACCGAGCATCCGCACGCCGGCCAGAACCCCGAAACCCTCGACGTCGCGGGCATGAACCGCAAGAACAAGGTGGGTGCCTGA